In a genomic window of Trichoderma atroviride chromosome 4, complete sequence:
- a CDS encoding uncharacterized protein (antiSMASH:Cluster_4.5), with amino-acid sequence MFHTLQTPLSKAHLSFWIAISDEPPNTIHNLASHGRMARSKWLVACKEYVALQTFNLETTQMKQTTGHHACCPQSPQIRGQDNILSTSTADLHGKLQPFFGGRIILASARRTARH; translated from the coding sequence ATGTTCCACACTTTGCAGACACCCCTCTCCAAGGCTCATCTTAGCTTTTGGATCGCGATATCCGATGAGCCTCCTAACACTATACACAACCTTGCAAGCCACGGACGCATGGCGCGCTCAAAATGGCTGGTGGCATGCAAGGAATATGTCGCACTACAGACTTTTAATCTTGAAACCACGCAGATGAAACAAACGACTGGCCATCACGCATGCTGCCCCCAGTCGCCACAAATCAGAGGCCAGgataatatattaagtacTTCAACAGCTGATCTGCACGGTAAGTTGCAGCCGTTTTTCGGCGGACGGATAATATTAGCATCAGCGCGCAGGACGGCGCGTCATTGA
- a CDS encoding uncharacterized protein (EggNog:ENOG41) — MLPHTLSSSARPNTVMSSASPEVMDITNMLNNKGGAMAHGLGGSMPDHHQQHHHLGLVKHESALDRSGSPHMSEHSSYSAHSMPRAYPSPTAMQTPMQMQNHMHNAMQMGGFTDMSGMGSVPSMAMHHMPQQPQQQQAPTAPVKAYPCSTCGKGFARRSDLARHERIHTGVRPHVCDYPKCHKGFIQRSALTVHQRVHTGEKPHRCETCAKLFSDSSSLARHRRTHSGTRPYKCPYADCQKTFTRRTTLTRHQNQHTGTIEEAAAATAAALAASRVKNGSQARSDGDHMSNQGSPLTTPSPNHHAMMSPAMDLSGANGLGRHQADFTQYMTQGGTLPPHLRVGSPTSTNSAASYNSGIRPTSHPTGYGPPPTLEPSLEQHTGATGSAVGSPHMASQLGWQSPHSSSPSQHGGSYVYPDPDGYPPNPSMSQMYYGAPQQMRRPQSAEPGMVHM, encoded by the exons ATGTTACCCCATACACTCTCTTCGTCCGCAAGGCCGAACACCGTCATGTCTTCGGCATCGCCCGAGGTCATGGATATTACAAACATGCTGAACAACAAAGGAGGTGCCATGGCACATGGACTTGGTGGAAGCATGCCCGATCACcaccaacagcatcatcacctcggcctcgtcaaaCATGAGTCTGCGCTGGACCGGTCAGGATCACCGCACATGTCTGAGCATTCTTCTTACTCGGCGCACAGCATGCCTCGCGCCTATCCTTCGCCAACCGCCATGCAGACTCCTATGCAGATGCAAAACCACATGCACAATGCTATGCAGATGGGAGGCTTCACAGACATGTCCGGCATGGGAAGTGTACCAAGCATGGCTATGCATCACATGCCTCAGCAGCCCCAGCAACAGCAGGCTCCCACAGCACCTGTCAAAGCATACCCCTGCAGTACCTGCGGTAAAGGTTTTGCCAGAAGAAGCGACCTGGCGCGCCATG AGCGTATTCACACCGGAGTCAGACCTCACGTTTGTGACTACCCCAAGTGCCACAAGGGATTCATCCAAAGATCTGCTCTTACTGTTCACCAGAGAGTGCACACTGGTGAGAAGCCGCATCGTTGTGAGACTTGCGCCAAG CTTTTCAGCGACAGCAGCTCCCTGGCTCGACACCGAAGAACTCATTCGGGAACTCGTCCTTACAAGTGCCCCTACGCCGATTGCCAAAAGACTTTTACGAGGCGCACCACCCTCACACGTCATCAGAACCAGCACACCGGTACTATcgaagaggctgcggcggctaCCGCGGCAGCACTTGCAGCTTCCAGGGTCAAAAACGGAAGCCAGGCTCGCTCCGACGGCGACCACATGTCTAATCAAGGCTCTCCCCTGACAACACCATCGCCCAACCATCACGCCATGATGTCTCCGGCCATGGACCTCTCTGGAGCCAACGGCCTCGGCCGACACCAGGCGGACTTTACTCAGTACATGACACAGGGCGGCActcttcctcctcatttGCGCGTGGGCAGCCCGACTTCGACCAACTCGGCCGCCAGCTACAACAGCGGTATCCGACCGACCTCGCACCCTACCGGCTACGGCCCTCCCCCCACCCTGGAGCCCAGCTTGGAGCAACACACGGGTGCCACTGGAAGCGCGGTTGGCAGTCCTCACATGGCGTCGCAACTTGGCTGGCAATCtcctcattcttcttccccatctCAACACGGTGGAAGCTACGTCTATCCCGACCCCGATGGCTATCCTCCTAATCCCTCAATGAGCCAGATGTACTACGGCGCACCGCAACAGATGCGACGACCACAAAGTGCCGAGCCTGGCATGGTACACATGTAG
- a CDS encoding uncharacterized protein (EggNog:ENOG41): MSAAASPLIGLPPQQQQQRPQLTDDSRHHHHQHHRYNHRHHHHHERQPLPPTSRKPTAAALRREKMAAGLATSRGAGGLIRLEIYMDLLCPWCFVEKHSLEALMQRYRDEHPEVRFEAVFRPYYIAPTMAKHGVEKRGIYDRLDSLNPNFLSRIQVAGAKHDIAFSIRGVTGNTRPAHRLSAVALRELGPAGQSAVVEQLFQGHFEDGRDLSDAAWLVTVGVAAGIPEAAVRAGLDDDEAGMRLDAVAQAARDVMGVEAVPCVMVQDRYKVGGYQEGHVFESLFEKIRLAGEVL; this comes from the exons ATGagtgctgcagcatcaccactCATTGGCCTCCctccacagcagcagcagcaacgcccGCAACTCACCGACGACTCtcggcaccaccaccaccaacatcATCGCTATAaccaccgccatcaccaccaccacgagCGAcagccgctgccgccaaccAGCAGGAAACCGAccgcggcggcgctgcgacgcgagaagatggcggcgggCCTGGCCACGAGCCGCGGCGCCGGAGGGCTGATCCGGCTGGAGATTTACATGGATCTGCTGTGCCCGTGGTGCTTTGTCGAGAAGCACAGCCTGGAGGCGCTGATGCAGCGCTACCGAGACGAGCATCCCGAGGTGCGCTTCGAGGCCGTGTTTAGGCCGTATTACATTGCGCCGACCATGGCCAAGC ACGGCGTCGAAAAGCGCGGCATCTACGACCGCCTCGACTCGCTCAACCCAAACTTCCTCTCCCGCATCCAAGTCGCCGGCGCAAAGCACGAcatcgccttctccatccgCGGCGTCACCGGCAACACCCGCCCCGCGCACCGCCTCAGCGCCGTGGCCCTGCGCGAGCTCGGCCCCGCGGGCCAGTCCGCCGTCGTCGAGCAGCTGTTCCAGGGCCACTTTGAGGACGGCCGCGACCTCAGCGACGCCGCCTGGCTGGTGACGGTGGGCGTGGCCGCGGGCATCCcggaggcggcggtgcgCGCCGggctggacgacgacgaggccggcATGAGGCTCGACGCCGTGGCCCAGGCGGCGAGGGACGTCATGGGCGTCGAGGCCGTGCCGTGTGTCATGGTGCAGGACCGGTACAAGGTGGGAGGCTATCAGGAGGGCCATGTCTTTGAGAGCCTGTTTGAGAAGATACGGCTGGCGGGCGAGGTTCTGTGa
- a CDS encoding uncharacterized protein (BUSCO:EOG092D3GX9), with the protein MSSYLEKQSSVFRGSLASAASKISNPSSIKAATAASLAPPSPSPSAASDSNTPTSKRKRDVAPDVPFSQPQLTGYGAEVKTQMTFAVDYLKKKGDAKTITDIIDHLSLRNYTEEHKKELMEGLRGHPRVDWKPDASLSEQTWKTGTYKHRPIIPGVRDGTSLLAHLQRKTDASGVSVKDLKDGWPDCEDTLAKLEREHKVLVVRTKKDNFPRYVWADDASLHNPVEPEFQAMWRRVQLPSLDDMHRKLVSVGQKPTSDDPRKAAVTTKPKQQKKRAGKRIGKATNTHMTHLLNDYSGMRR; encoded by the coding sequence ATGTCGTCGTATCTAGAGAAGCAGTCCTCCGTCTTCAGAGGCAGCCTCGCCTCGGCCGCGTCCAAGATCTCGAACCCGTCCAGCATCAAGGCCGCGACCGCCGCATCGCTCGctccgccatcgccatcgccctcGGCCGCCTCAGACAGTAACACGCCGACGTCGAAGCGGAAACGAGATGTCGCGCCGGACGTGCCGTTttcgcagccgcagctgaCGGGCTACGGCGCCGAGGTCAAGACGCAGATGACGTTTGCGGTGGACTacctgaagaagaagggcgatgCCAAGACCATTACGGACATCATCGACCATTTGAGTCTGAGGAACTACACGGAGGAGCAcaagaaggagctgatgGAAGGGCTGAGGGGGCATCCGCGGGTGGACTGGAAGCCCGATGCCAGTCTGAGCGAGCAGACGTGGAAGACGGGCACGTACAAGCACCGGCCCATCATCCCGGGCGTCAGGGACGGCacgtcgctgctggcgcaTCTGCAGCGCAAGACGGACGCCTCGGGCGTGTCTGTCAAGGACCTCAAGGACGGCTGGCCCGACTGCGAGGATACGCTggcgaagctggagagagagcaCAAGGTGCTGGTGGTGCGCACCAAAAAGGATAATTTCCCGCGCTACGTCTGGGCCGACGACGCGTCGCTGCACAACCCGGTCGAGCCCGAGTTCCAGGCCATGTGGCGCCGCGTGCAGCTGCCCAGCCTGGACGATATGCACCGCAAGCTGGTGAGCGTGGGACAGAAGCCGACGAGCGACGACCCGCGCAAGGCGGCGGTGacgacgaagccgaagcagcagaagaagagggccgGCAAGCGTATCGGAAAGGCGACGAATACGCACATGACGCATCTGCTCAACGATTACAGCGGAATGAGGCGGTGA
- a CDS encoding uncharacterized protein (antiSMASH:Cluster_4.5), with translation MHGAGISLVSLGQSLHAGKDAEDAARRVEPSRGRLEPREFPESCHVRLEQFPSGMHGPSATPWQPTRGSDGAVAKTKRQSLQPTPGAQRRQRRRPEKRETEE, from the coding sequence ATGCACGGGGCTGGGATAAGCCTTGTCTCACTGGGACAATCCCTACACGCCGGCAAGGATGCTGAGGATGCTGCCAGGAGAGTGGAGCCGAGTCGAGGGAGACTGGAGCCGAGAGAATTTCCAGAATCCTGCCACGTACGGCTAGAGCAATTTCCGTCAGGGATGCATGGACCATCGGCCActccttggcagccaacCAGAGGCAGCGACGGCGCTGTCGCGAAAACGAAGCGGCAGTCTCTGCAGCCCACCCCTGGCGCGCAACGGcgacagcggcggcggccagagaagagggagactGAGGAATAG